In the Telopea speciosissima isolate NSW1024214 ecotype Mountain lineage chromosome 6, Tspe_v1, whole genome shotgun sequence genome, CTCCTGCTACATGAATCAAATGTACGTTTCATTTCATCCGGGAAAAGCCACAAAATAGAACAGGTCTTCCTTGGTAGTaatccaaaatttttgaaaaaagaggAGAGGGAAACCATCCGGCCGGGTGATTTCAGAGGACCCATGCTAGCTAGGGCCTTCGGAACCTTTTCCATGGAAGGGAAAGCACAAAACACATCATTCACATCTTCGGTGATGACACTTTGAACTGATAAGAGCTCGATTCATTGAAACTATGCATACTCGCCTGGTTGGGCAGGGTTGACCCTGATTTTACCAGGGCCGAACTGACCTTGATTGACCCTAGCTGGCTAACTCATTCCCGGCCTTGATTGACCATGATTAGCCCGGGTTGGTCGGGGTTGCCCTGATTTTACCAAGGCCGGAGTGGCCTtgatttactctttttttttttttttgggtattttatgACTTATATgaactaaaaaaataataataaaaaaaatgagacatcATCAACTTCAATGCTTCTTAGAAAATAATTATAAAGGCTTAACACGTAacatgtaattaattaatatgcACCTATATAAATAATTAGGGTTGGGACGGGCTGGCCTCGAGCCTGAAAATCCCAGCCCAGGTCTGCCATGCAGGCTGAAAAGCCAAGCACAAGCCCTATCCAGGTTTAGGGCGGGCTTGAGTTCCTAAGTTTCCCTAACCTTATGATTGTACCCAAATGTTATTTTTAACTCCCACCGGTAATGTACACAGAAAAAAATTATTGGGATTCTATTCAAAAGCAACCGATCCTACATCGACATGAAGATTTATAAGGACTCGGGCATCTTTTCCTTAACaactaatttttaacagtgagCTCTACTCGAGTCACAACAAGTGGCATCAGAGTTAGGGCGTGACAAAAATCCCTAAGTGAAATTTTCAGTTCCCATGTAAAGAGAGAAATTGTTAGGATTCAACTCCAAAGCAACCGATCCCACATTAGATGTGAGTACATAGCTCGATGTAAAGACTTATAAGAACTTGAGCACCCTGTCCTTAATACTGTGTGTTTGATCATGCATGGATCTTTTAGTATTAATACCCACGTTTGtcttaattttaattgatttttaaaaaaactttcaGACCTTTAATCCCAACACATAATCAAGTTTGAACTGCTGAGACTTGAAGTTATGCCCACAGAGCTTGTTTGCCAACCAAACTGCTACATGGTagatatatataatatatccaTGCCCCCTGATGCCCCACCAGATAAAGAAATGTTGCTCTTGCTAGGAGGACCTTCCATGTAGAGATAAGGAAGCGCAATGGTTTGTGGTTCTAGTTTGATAACCCAATTGAGATTAATATTGCCTAATTTGCATCAATCTAAACTAATTCATAACTTATAATCCACGTTAATAGCCATCCATTTACTTTTTGACTACGGACGAAACATCAAgagattcttttatttattttatttattggatATGCATGAACACATTATTATTATCAAGTCAGAAAAATTTTCACCATCAAGGTTTTCCATGCATAGatagaaaccctaaaaatcataATCCTCTTATAGTTATAATTTTACTGAGTATATATAATGAACCCAAAACCCGATCTAGATATAAATTTCATATACACCCACAGAATACAAGAAACACTAAACCCCAATAAAAGGTTAATTCAGGTCGAGCATGGCCTACAACATAATTAAGCTTGTTTAAAGAAAGCcataggggtagggtgatcattatacccccttattacaggcactggggaactggaggggacaaagatcctaTACATAGTGGTGTACGTGTGGACCAAAAGCCATGTCACTAGATATTGAATTTGGGTTATATATGGGCCATCTGATGAGTTAGTGCACATATTAGAATAACTACATTAACTGATAAAAAAGGTGGTTCAACCTTATCTTCTGAGGAGTCCACAACTTGTAGGGCTCTCCTTTACTTACATTACAGAGATCGATCCTCTatccctttctctccttttctcacCTCCATCACTGCATGTGATGTGTGTCTCCATGCCATCACCCTTAATTGCAACAGTGCCAGAGACCAAACAAGCTAGCTGGCTAGCTAGGGAcaccttcccttccctttcccttaTAAAAGGGGAGAGAAATCCCTTCCTCAGTCCTCACCTCACAATAATCCATACTTGTAGTTTAATTTCCAAAATCATTCCTTTAGAAATGGAAGGTTCTGCAACTTCTGTAGCccttctctgtctcttcttAAGCATCTCCTCATACATGAAAACTTGTTCAGGCCAAGGGGACGATATGGAGTTCATTAAGACTTCATGTGGAGTGACTCTGTATCCAGATTTGTGCTTCCAGACACTCTCTGCCTATGCTACCAGTGTTCATGGGAGTCCAAGAAGATTGGCTCAAGTGGCACTCAAGGTCAGCCTAAGGAGCGATCGATCGAGTTCAGACAGGGTAGTGAGcttatcaaaagaaaatgaaatgagTCCTAGGGAAGCAGCAGCTGTTGCAGACTGTGTGGAGATGATTGGTGATTCTATGGACGAGCTTCAACAATCCTTGAAGGAGATGAAACACTTATCTGGTCCTGATTTCTATCAAAAATTAAGCAACATACAGACATGGGTTAGTGCTGCTTTAACAAATGAGGATACTTGTATGGATGGATTTGAAGGAGACGCCATGAATGGAAATATCAAGAACATAATTAGGAATTGTATTCTGAATGTTGCTCAGCTTACTAGCAATGCCTTGGCTCTAATTAATAAGTTGTCTTCAACTCAAGCCAATGAGCATCAAACTGATCAACAACATCCATGATTTTCTTACTACCTatgcagagagagagatgtgtaAGAAGATATATGGTGTAGAATATGGTAAGTAATAATTAGTTGAAAGCTATATGAGAGAATAGTTTATTTGTGTATTTATAGTTTTGTGTATATAGCTTGAAACCTTAACTACCTATGCATGTATGGAGGAGTTGTATCTTGAATTGGATTCTGACCTTGAGTGTTCTTAATTTGTACAAAGATTTTATTTGCAGAGTTCTTTCTTGAGATACTTATTTCTATGGAGAGTTGGAGACTGAAAAAATGAAGTGAAATTTCTGAGGAACAAAATGAAATTCCGTTGCCGGGACTTGAACCCGGGTCTCTCGGGTGAGAGCCGAGTATCCTAACCAACTAGACTACAACGGAAGGATATTGAATATGGATCAAATATTTGACCTTAacttaattttataattaatatccaagattttaataaaatttaacaATTCAACCCATGTAATGATCAAAACACAGTCCAACCACGATAGTTTTTAAAACTAAACCAAACAGGGATTAAAGAATAGAAGCAATCAATCAATTCAAAATTGGTTGGTCAATAAGACAGATTAGGAGAGCTAACCACCGCCATAATGACCTTAAATCTAAATTATTAGTTGATTTGGATCGAAATTCGCCAAGATCAATACCAATTATGATTGATTCAGCTTGGCCAACCCCTTCCAAAATCCAGGATAAAGCATATTTGGCTGATTTCAATCGATTCCTCATTTGTTGGACTGATTTTAATCCATTCTAAATCCAATTCCAAGTTTTAATCATTGAACATATTATCAATGAATATGATGATGCaacatatatattaaaagaCAACGTTTTTCTCCactaaaataccctctcgatacTCATTTCCGCCTTCTTCCACCCCCAccgtgggtggagagaaactcgatccttaaatatatatattaaagaaaacaatttctgatttaacAATAAATACCTTGCATTATGAGTTGATCTAATTAAGATCTCCTTATTCGACTTCAAAACAATTGTAATCTGAAAGGATTTAATAATGGTTAAGAATGCAGCCTTTatgtataaaataataatataaaaccaATGCATCAATGTCAAATCAGTAAGACAAACTAAAAAGAATATCAATAATAATGACAAAACACATTTGTTGCATGCAATAAGCAAATTGAAGAGGTTGGGGGCTTTATGCATGCGTGTTCCCACATCCATCTGTTGCATTACATCTTGGGGCGGTTCTAACTAGTCCTTTAACTATTattgaaacatttttttttaatttttttttttttttgtttttttggggtaaaggaGACTAttattgaaacttgaaaggaaCCCATCAACTAGTAACGTGATGAGGACCATGAGGTTGAAATGATATGGTCTATAGACTAATGCCACCCATTCACACTTACAAACAAAATTGTTTCAGATTATCTTCTCTTAAAAGTTAAagaacaaagttttcctcccCTATAGAATACGATTCACAAACTCCTCcaagttagggttttagtatgtttcaaaatatcatcttgatatatatatttctatTCTCTCCCGCCCCTCCTCGGTGAATGAGATTTCATTCATCACGGGTGAAGGAAAATTCGATCCTATGACTGTATCCATGCTCCTCTTTACTCTCAATCCTTTAGGCTTAATACAATAGTAACTAGAGAAATAAAGTATATCTCCTTCCACTTAATTAGTAATAGAGAGTTCCAATAGATGGTCCAAAATTGTTGAAAACTACTATCTTTACTGAATTAGTAGATTCTTGagagtaagaaaaaaaaatgagaaacctCCACACTCTATTACCATTTCAAGGATTCTTTTCTTATCTAATCAATCAAGGCACGTACGCACATGTATGAACCAAATTTTATGAGAGAAAATCAATCTATTTTTAATATTGACAAACTTTTAATGGGTTTGTCATATGGTAATCAAAATTGTAATCACCTGAGAAATTTTATTGTCTTAATTAAGAATTGTTGAAAATATCCATCTTATATGTAAATACATGTAACAAAATAAATAGAATATATTCTTTGAATCATAAACAAACCGAGCTTGATGAAGGCAAATACAAGCATCATATACAATGTCACGATTCTGAAAAGACATGGAGAAACTTATAGAATTGGTGGAGCTGAGTCATGCCATCAGTGATGCCTTTATGGTGTAAACCGGGTTCTTGAGAATCAATCTCCAAAATAAAACAATCTTACATGCTCTTTCAATAGTCGTTACACTTGCTTACAGGGTCACGTTAGGATAATTCAAAATTGTGCTAAGttaaacataaacaaaataatgtataaagaaaacaaaattggaatTATCTAAAAAACTAGTAAAAAAGTGTGCTAAATTTCTTCTCGAtatataggagaagaagagactcCAAAAGACATGTCCAAACACCATATATTTTTCACAAGACATGATCATTCAAACATGTCTTTTTATAATAACATCAATTAATCGCTTAGCTGTCCATTTAGAAAAGACAAAACCCTCTAACAAttctttcatataaaaaaaaaatcaatattttaaataaataattctaaaaacaattaaaatccaACAGGTTCTCTTGATCCAACAGTCAATTAGGTCCTTTTCTGTGGTACTCTTTAAGTTTCATTCCCTTTATCAATATTATGGAATATTTTTGCACCACTCAATCCAATCatttccctaaaattttcatttattagGATGACAAAGAAAGTAAATTGCAAAATACGTAAAGGGAGGGATCTGTTAAACAGTTCTTCAAGCTtcggaagagaagaaagggtgTGAACTGGGAGAGGTTGCTTCTCGAAATTGAATACTGAAACTATTCAGGAGACAAAGGTTTAATTGGGCTGTCAAGTCTTAGAGGGACAGAGATCGATTTCAACATTTATAAGAGTAAATAACAAACGCTATTTgaattagtttttgttttttaggttAGATATTTGTATTAGTTTacttaaaagaaagagaaagagagcctTTACTCAACCGTCTTGTGTTAACTTTTGATCCTAAAATAGCTTTTAGTCTGAAGTGATCGACATGATAGAGAATATAAAACGAATATTGTAAAACTGAAGGCTTTCTTCCCCAAGTTATGATAAAAACGGCTTTTTAGGTCTGAAGTGATGATACACGTGAAGTGGATAAAAACATAATTTAATTCTAAAAGTgacaattcagatcgtctacggcccagctgcccgtagcggtGCATATTGGGTCACacatgcaatgaccaccttacctctGTTCGGgtaaggcatttgggcaggggtaaggtggtctttgcatATATGGCTCAATCTATGTTGCACAAACCGCTACAGACTacgcgccgtagaggatctggatcttaAAAGTGAAGGATTTCGTCCTAACTACCAAGTTTTGGATGCATGATGAGTACTGCAGGATACAGACAAGATTTCAAATGAATTGTTCACATCACCACGTTTCATGTCACAACTCACAATGCCGAACTTAAAGCCCCACAACACTGTTTGGACCTACGAAGAGGTCAATTTTAATCAAGTTTGGATGGTTCATCACACAAAAGATAAAGATTCAATACAGGGTTTGGCTTTAGCTTTGGCCTTGCTATCTATTGAGGAATAGACTTGGAGGTTGGTGTTTATTATGTGTTTAATAGGACTCGATCTAATGTATGGATACTAGATTGGATTATTCCAATAAGAAataaattaaagagtttaatttaAAGTGTTCCGTGGAGCTTTTGAAGTATTGAACAAATACACAgtgtttgagtgtttttttataCCTCTTCAATTTCCTTCCCCCTTCACAATGGAAACAGCAATACCCATTGCTTAAGTACAAACTACTCTCTTGAAGATACGACCGATTTGGTCTTCTACTCAATTCTCAAACAAGAGTTAATAAGTTGTCAATTATTCTATTTAGCATTTATTATTCATCTCGGTGGACGTGCCGGAGTGGTTATCGGGCATGACTAGAAATCATGTGGGCTCTGCCCGCGCAGGTTCGAATCCTGCCGTTCACGTTTTTGGTTTTGCCCAATTTTTAACACCATTATTGGAAGTCTAAGCAATCAACAACCataccatttttcttttttcttttttcttttttatttatttattttttggaataaataatcttagagaaaagattctctaaCCTAAGGGAGGAGGATATGCTAGCACTTCTatgcctatctctctcctcttcacatgaaatgactttgCTACCCTTCTTTGTACAATATCGTTTTGTTATAACCCATTGATGCATGCTCTCCCCATTATGGCTTGCTCAAAAAAACCTTTTCTTATAACCttataaatttaattaatatattttgtttttaacattaaaattttctttaaggGGAATTGATTTATAGATGTCTTCTTGGGGAAAAAGGTAAATACAATTTTGAGAAGATCGAAAGAATTCTTCCAAAGGCCCATATGAGGTAGTTCAAGGCCCATTTAGAACTCTCTTTCCCtatgaatcgttatcctctgttGTTACAGCATGGTGCTATGCTGTAAcaacataggataaaaattcctctcCCTATATTTGGTAGTCTAGTAGAatttattattagggaaatAATTTTCTATTCGGAAATATCAACTACTCTATCACTCCCATGTGCctatcactctctctctctctcccctcaaaACAATGAAcatagatgtcttttcatatagagaTGAAAGAAACAGACTCATGCGAGTGTTGCCGTAGGTCACACTCCGGGGAtgaagttctttttcctttattatttttatttaaaatagcaaataaaaaatattaaaataatgatAGGCATGCATTGCATATTTGATAACACAAGACTACCACATGATTAGCCATCTATGATGCCACATATAACGCATTCCCTTCCGGCTTCCACATTTTCTTCTGAAACTCAGATTCTGGCCCCCTGGCGAAGTGGCTATAATGCAGAGAACACGTGAAATGTTTTGCTAAGACAGCTACTCCAATGCGCGTTGACAATTGACTTTTGACACGAGTCTCCCATCTGGGCTCCAAACGTCTCCCATCAAACCATAAAACCTGGAAGCACTGAACCACTCTCCTCCTCATTCTTGATCTCCCCATATCATTATTATGTTAGGTTGGTCTCAGAATTAAAATCCTAATAATCTGGTAAACCACAGATACTAAAATCTTACTCCTCTCCTAAAGTCAGAGTATCCAATCGTATCACACCATGCACGGAAGTGGTCCAGCACCTAGGGTTGTCcaaacctagcccgaaccagTGGAATCGAATCGAACCTAATCGATCTTTATTGGATCGGCTTAACCCGAATTCAAAACTGAAATCAGATGAAAAACcggatcaaaaccaaacgacaTTACCCCTAAAGAATCCAATACCAGGCCGAAactcattataaaaaaaaatatcataattTTTGCACATATATGTCAAATCGGACCAGAACTAACCTGATAAGAACTCAAAACCAACCAAAGGTCCGAAACTGAAgttttccttattggtttggttttgaattcACCTTTTCCACACCAAAACCGATTCAACTTGGACCGAATTGGACCcaaaccgaccgattgacacacCGGTTGATTAGTGACGGCTCCCATCATACAAAGCACACATGAGTTTTAACTGTTCAAGGTGAGAGCCAAGAGCACCACCATATAAATAGGGTTCGTCCCTTCCTCAACCGACATGTTCATCCCTGATCTTGTGAATCTTTAGGTGAGGATCATATGGAGATGAAAGGCTTTAGATCTACAACTTCCTGCTATGCTCTAATGGCGGCCGCCATTGTTGCTCTTCTGGTATTGAGCTCAAGCATGAAGAGCAGCTTtgcaaccaccaccaccacaaccaccaaaTGTAGCAACACCAACTACATCAGATCTTGCTGTTCATCCACTAGGTACCCCAACTTGTGTTacagttctctctctccctacgCAAGCACCGTTGGAACAAACCGGACGAAACTGGCTATAGTGGCCCTGAAAGTAAGCCTGCACGCAACCCAGAACACATCGGCCTTGGTTAAAAAGCTGTCAAACACAAATGGGTTGTTGATCAACGAGACGAATGCCATTAAAGACTGCGTGTATGAGGTTGGAGATGCAATCTGTGAGCTGAAACAATCTATTGAGGAGATGAAGGTTCTTAGGGGTTCTGATTTTGAGTTCAAGTTAAGCAGTGTAGAGACATGGGTGAGTGCTGCTCTGACGGACGAAGACACTTGCATGGAAGGAATGGGTGGGTATGGTAATGGGAAGTTGGAAAAGAGTATCAGAAACAGTGTTACAAATACTGCAATGTTGACCAGCAATGCTCTTGCAATCGTTGATGGCCTCGCCCAGAACTACAAGTCCAAGTCTAAAGCCCACTCCCCCTCTACCAGATCCTGATGATCATCTATTGCTAATTAAGTAATACTTCCATTTATCTGTCTCTGTTCTTTCTGTATAGTGCAGATCTGCATATATATTCCTATCAGtttggatttggattggaatACCTTTGGACCATTCATccaatttgaacattttttcCAATATATACTTGAAGAACAATCAATTTCTCTGTTTGAAATCATGATATTCAATAAATGTTGAAATCCAAACACCTTtagagaaaaacaaagagagacatttctcttttctaatCGATCAAGAACAATTTTTCCACATAGGCAAACTAGGAAaacagaagcagcagcagcagcaataacTTATAATTTGATTATTTAGGCATGAATTGATATTGAGAATATTCGATTACTCATGGTGATCAAGAACTTTAACTATTTtactaaaaataaagaaacttaTCTATTCATCATGAAGAGAATATTTCTTTGAATTTAGCACCTTCTAGAAATGAAAGCAAGTATTTGGAGGGGAAAAAATGTCTCCAATTCCTTGATCGTCGAGTGTGGTGTAGTTCAGGGTTGAGAGGTTGACACCAGGTAGGCGTGATAATGAATGGTGtcaagctcaagaagaaagGTAAAAACTGGTTCAATCGATTTCAAATCATTGGATGTCACGTCTGCCAGGTGTCGACCTCTCAACCCGAAACTGCACCACACTCAGGGATCAAGGAATTTGAAGAGTATTTTAATCTGTATTTAGAACCTGATTTTAATTacctcttgttttaatttaaaagttctttaagataaAGAGTTATTGTAAGGGCACCTCCATCCTTTAGTGAAAAACGTGTGTTATATAtactaaaaggataaaaagtaaCCAATCTAggttacaataagatttatCCTTGTAAAATGAAAACGATAAGGGGGAATTAATAAGCACAAGATTATGGGCCTAAATCACTTTTACGACTTCAAAACTAATATCATTGCAAAAGTAGGGTAAcctttcatttaaaaaaacaaaaaaagatagaGATCCTATTCACCAGTCTATCTTTATTGTAGATGAATGGGATTCCAAGGTACAATCAGGGCTTCgtaaagggggaggggaaataattaattatgaccTTGAGAaactttccttaaaaaaaacaagtgGAGTTGTCAGAAGAAGGCCTTTTGGTATTATTTGGTTACCCACGGTGAAGAAAATCAATGGTCAT is a window encoding:
- the LOC122666036 gene encoding pectinesterase inhibitor 7-like, which gives rise to MEGSATSVALLCLFLSISSYMKTCSGQGDDMEFIKTSCGVTLYPDLCFQTLSAYATSVHGSPRRLAQVALKVSLRSDRSSSDRVVSLSKENEMSPREAAAVADCVEMIGDSMDELQQSLKEMKHLSGPDFYQKLSNIQTWVSAALTNEDTCMDGFEGDAMNGNIKNIIRNCILNVAQLTSNALALINKLSSTQANEHQTDQQHP
- the LOC122666037 gene encoding 21 kDa protein-like, with the protein product MAAAIVALLVLSSSMKSSFATTTTTTTKCSNTNYIRSCCSSTRYPNLCYSSLSPYASTVGTNRTKLAIVALKVSLHATQNTSALVKKLSNTNGLLINETNAIKDCVYEVGDAICELKQSIEEMKVLRGSDFEFKLSSVETWVSAALTDEDTCMEGMGGYGNGKLEKSIRNSVTNTAMLTSNALAIVDGLAQNYKSKSKAHSPSTRS